In Chlorobiota bacterium, the sequence ATCTGGATGTTCCGATTGAGGTGATCCCGAACTTCGTGAATATCAACGAGTGGCAACGCCAGGACGGAAGCCGGCTGCGCCAGCAATGGGCACCAAACGGCGAGAAGGTCCTGGTCCACGTAAGCACCTTCCGCCCGGTGAAACGGGTGATGGATGTGATCCGGACGTTCGATCAAATCCGCAAAACGGTTCCCAGCAAACTGATTATGGTTGGCGACGGCCCCGAACGCGCCGAAGCCGAACGGATGTGCCGCGAGCTTGGCATCTGCGACGATGTCCTGTTTTTAGGAAAACAGCTTGCCCTTGTGGAAATCTTTTCCGCCAGCGACCTGTTCCTGATGCCCAGCCAATCGGAAAGTTTTGGGCTTTCGGCGTTGGAGGCAATGGCCTGCGGGCTGCCGGCCCTGACAAGCTCGGTTGGTGGATTGCCGGAACTGAACCTTCACGGGACCACAGGCTACATCTGCGAAATCGGCGACACCGACCGGATGGCACGCTACGCCATTGACCTGCTTTCCCATCCCAAAAAATATGCCCAGTTCAGCACCGCCGCACGCGAACGCGCCGTGAACAACTTCGACGCGATGGACATCGTGGCTAAGTATGAGGCCTACTACGAACGCGTGCTTCGGGGAGGGAAATAGCCATGGAACCCAGCCAGATTGATCTTCCAAAACTGTTGGAGGTTGCCACCGAAGCGGCCAACAGTGCCGCGCAGCTTCTTGCCTCCCGTTTCGGCACCGACATGGACGTGCGGCTGAAACCTGGCGGGGCGCACGACCTTGTCACCGAGATGGATATCGCCAGCGAGAAGCTGATCCAGCATGTGATTCGGGGCCACCTGCCCGATGCAAAATTTCTTGGGGAGGAGACCGGGGGCGATCGCGATTTAACAGAGCTTACGTGGGTGGTGGACCCGATTGATGGAACCGTCAACTACGCGCACGGGATTCCAATCTGGTGTGTTTCCATTGCGGCGGTTGCCAACCACTGCCCGCTGGTTGGGGTAATCGCCAACCCGAGCGTTGGGGAATTGTTCACCGCAACAAGCGGGGCCGGCGCGTTCCTGAACGGCAAGCGGCTGCGGGTTACGGAAACGCCCGGGCTGGTGGGGTCCGTGCTGGTAACGGGGTTCCCGTACAACGTTGCCGAGAATCCTTTTGGCTGCATTGATAGCTTTGCGGCATTTGTTCGGCGTGGAATTCCGGTGCGGCGGCTTGGGTCCGCCGCGCTCGATTTGGCCTACGTTGCCGCCGGACGCTTCGATGGTTTTTGGGAAGTGAAACTGAACGAGTGGGATATTGCCGCCGGAGCATTAATGGTCCACGAAGCCGGCGGCGCGGTCCGCTCCTACGGCCCCAACAACGCCCAGGGCCTTCTAACCACCGACCGCCTATTGGCAACCAACGGAGTGATTGAAAGGGAGATGTTGGAGGTGCTGCAGCAGTAATTGGCGTACGGAAGGATTACGAAAGCAGCATCGGGCATTGCGGAACGCTCATTTTCATTACGTTTATAATGATTGGATAGCCGAAGAACCTCACACAAGCCTCAAGCCATGAATAGCACCTACCACAATTCGCCATTCGCTCATACTTTTTTTATCAAAAAAGCATGGTATATCTATCTGCTATTCGCTGTCCTTTCTCCTATCACACTCAATGCTCAATGGGAACAAGTCGGAGAGTCCTTGCATGGTGTAGATTATCTACCGAACGGAACGATAGTCTCGGTTGGAGAATTTGGAAGAATATTTTGTTCATTTGATGATGGCAGCACGTGGATACGAAACGTCATCCCAACAAAAAAGAGTTTACACAGCGTTGATTTTGCCACATCACAAATTGGGGTGGCTGTTGGCGATAGCGGAACAATTGCCAGAACCACCGATGGGGGATATTCTTGGAAGATTATACCCTCCCCCACCAGTGTATTACTACGGCGCATATCTTTTTTAAAAGAATCGTTAGTGGGCCTTGCTGTTGGGGATCAAAAAACCATCCTGCTCACCACAGATGGAGGTCTTACATGGAATAGTGGCGACCCAAATATTTCTAATTCTTTTGCTATTTCCTTCACTGACGTTGCGTTTGCTTCCCCTAATCGTTGGTTCGTTGTTGGTAATAAAGGCACTGCTCTACTCTCAGAAAACAATGGGACTTCTTGGAAGCCTTTACCATTTTCAGAATTAGAAGCATTTGCGGGTATTTCCTTTCTTGATTCATTGCATGGGTTGTTGATCACCTCCAAAGCCCAAGCATTTTACACAATGGATGGAGGAAAAACTTGGGCACGTAAAAATAGCGTGCCGAAGTACATAGACTTTGTTGAAAAGGTTCAGTTGATTACCCAAAACAAAGCATGGTTTGGCGGGCTATATTTCAACGGCAAAAAATTGGCCGTAACCAACGACACAGCCTCCTCATGGTCCCGAGACGGTTATAATGGGGTGCCGATAACGCAGTTCTGCGCCATATATGATTTGGATTTTTATGATAGTGCGCACGGAGTTATTGTTGGCGACAACTCCATCATCATGAAAACACGTGACGGAGGGATGGTATGGGATACCCTTTCATACCTCAATGTCAGAATTCACCCCAAATATGGGCGCACGATACGCGAGTTTGTAGGAATTTATGATTGCACCACAATTGGCATATCCCCTGCGGATAATGGAACGATTATAGGAACATCTAGCATAAGCGGCGTGGCAGCTTATACAACTGACAATACTATGTGGAGAATGAAATATTCTGCAGACAACACACATTCCATTAACGAAATTGAATTTGTCACCCCTCAGCATGGCTTCATGGCAACCGGTGAAGGGTTGTTTAAATCAACGAACCATGGGATTTCTTGGTCCTTAGTGAAAAATATTCCTATCAAAACTGATCGTTCCATTTCCGCAGTCAGCTTTATCAATCCAGATACAGGATTGATTATCAACTACAATACTACGTGGAGAACGACCGATGGTGGTGGAACTTGGCAAAGCTCGGTTTTACCAGATGTTCAGTATGCAGCCGATATCGTCTTAACAACTCCATTAATAGCATACGCATCAACAAAAGAACGGGTGTTTAAATCTACTGATGGAGGGAATTCTTGGGTTACTCTCCTCGAGTATAAAAAACAAGGTTTTGGCTCCTTCCAAAAGATGTATTTCCAAGATTCGGCTCGCGGATTTATTGCATCAACATTTGGGTCTATCTATAAAACAACAGATGGAGGGATTACGTGGGATTCAAACTCCGTTTCACAAGGCGGATTTATGGGGGTACGTTTTTTTAGCGATTCTCTTGGATTTGCCTACGGGCTTCCCTCGCTATTGATGGTGACTAACGATGGAGGGAAAAGTTGGGTAAGGGAATATCCATACCCCCCAAGGACTGAAGACTCCAATATTGTTTTTTATGATTTAAAACTTCTCCCTGGGGACACAACATTGCTCTTGGTTGGTTCAAACGCCTGTTTGCAACGTTCATTTCATCCCAAGCAATACACTCGCGGATCAAATGAGAACCCTTATTTATTTATCAATATCATCCCTAACCCTTTAAGGTTAGGTGCTGCTACAATCACAATTTATGGGCTGTACAGCGTTCCGACCGATCACCTATCACTACGTGTTTTCGATTTATACGGAAGGCAGGTGGCAGATTTATCCACAATGTTAGAATTAACCGGGTCGCGAACAATTGCTGAAGCCACGATAGACGCTTCCAAGTTTGCCAGCGGAGTCTATTTGGTGCAATTCCAAGCAGGTGGGAATTCACGAACAGAGCGGATAGTTATCACCCGCTGATCCCCCCCCTTCTACGCCCCCTGCATCCCGACATCGTTGCTGTAGCTTGCCGACAGGCGCAGGGTGATGGCGGTGCTTGGTATCTGAACTCCGTCAAGCTCCCCAACCGCCACAATTCCCCGCACGGAGTTGGTGAAAAACACTTCGTCGGCACGGCGCAGTTCGGCGATGGTAAAGGCGCGTTCTTCGGCGGGGATGCGCAGTTCTTCGGCAAGCTCCATCACCCGCTGGCGGGTGATCCCCGGGAGGATTCCCAGCCAGATCGGCGGCGTTACCACCTTGCCCCCTGTCACCATGAAAATGTTGCTGACGCTCCCCTCCAACACGGCTCCATCCTCCCGCACCAGCACCCCTTCACGCGCCCCCGCCTCGCGAATCTTCCGCACGGCCTGGACCGACCGCAGGTAGTTCAGCGATTTCATCGTTCCCCCACCCCCAACATTCGGGTCGGCGGCTACGGTGATGATCGTTTCTGGATGACCGTCAGAATGCAATAACGGCCTGAGTTGGATGGCGATGGTGGGCACTGCGTCGTCGCGGATGTCGAACAAGTTCTCCGAAACACCCCGCGTCACCGTCAGCCGGAGTGCGCAATCGGGAAGATTGTTTGCGGCGATGGTGGCGGCAATCCGCAACGCCAACTCCGCATCTTCCGGCAGCGGTATCCCCAACACCCCGGCCCCAGCCCGCAACCGCTTCAGATGCCGCCCCAGCAGATGCACCCTTCCCCGATAGCTCCGCATCGTCTCGAACAACCCATCGCCAAACTGGAAGCCGCGATCCAGCAGTGAAACCACCGCCTGCTGCTGCGGAAGAAGTTGACCGTTCAGATTAACCAGCATCGTGGCCTAAGAAATTGCGGAGGATGTCGCGACCGTGATCGGTCATAATGGATTCCGGGTGATACTGCACCCCAACCACCGGAAGCTGCCGATGCTCCACCCCCATCACCTCCCCTTCCGGGGTCCATGCCGTCACGCGAAGCTCATCGGGAATGGTGCCATCGGCAAGGATCAGCGAGTGATACCGCATGGCCCGAAATGGCGAGGGCAGCCCCGAATGCACGCCGGTCCCGTCGTGGTGGATCATGGCGGTTTTCCCGTGCATCACCTTTGCCGCCCGAACCACCTTCCCCCCAAAGGCCTGCCCAATCGCCTGGTGCCCCAAACAAACGCCCAGGATTGGGACCGCTCCGGCAGCGGCGGCAATCAGCTCCAGCAAAATTCCGGCATCGTTCGGGGTGCAGGGGCCCGGGGATAGCACGATGTGGCTGGGCTCCATTTCCAGCACCTGCCGAACGCTGATCTGGTCGTTGCGGGCAACCACCGGATCGGCACCAAGCTCGCCCAGATACTGCACCAAGTTGAAGGTGAACGAATCGTAGTTATCCAACACAAAAATCATCCCGCCGCCACCTCCTTCTCTCTCCCCTTCTCCTTTTCCTCCTGGGCCAGCGCGGACTCCACCGCGTTCATTGCGGCTTGGGCCTTGCGGAGCGATTCGCGGTACTCATGTTCGGGGACGGAGTCGGCCACGATCCCCGCACCGGCCTGCAAGTAGGCAACGCCATTCTTCACCAGCAGCGTCCGGATGGCGATGTTGAATTCGGCATCCCCATTCCACCCCAGCCAGCCGATTGAGCCGGTGTAGATTCCGCGCCGCGTTGGCTCAAGCTCCTCGATAATCTCCATGGATCGGACCTTCGGCGCGCCGGTAATCGTCCCCCCGGGGAAGCAGGCACGGAGCGCATCCAGCGTGTCCATCCCTTCGCGCAATTCCCCGCATACGTTCGAGACGATATGGATAACGTGGGAGTACTTTTCAACGGTCATCAGCTCGTTCACCTGGACCGTGCCGTAGCGGGCAACGCGGCCAATGTCGTTCCGCTCAAGGTCCACCAGCATCAGGTGTTCGGCGCGTTCTTTTTCGTTGGCAAGCAGCTCGGCAATCTTTTCCTGGTCCTCGGCTTCCGTGGCCCCGCGCCGTCGGGTTCCGGCAATCGGTCGTGTCTCAATCGTTGGTCCGCTGGCGCGCAGCAGCAGCTCGGGGGAAGCACTCACCACGGCGCAATCGCCCCCTTCGATAAAGGCCATAAATGGAGATGGATTGATCTTCCGCAACTGCCGATACAGCAGCAGCGGATCGGTCCCAAACGCCCGCTGGAACCGGACGCTCAGATTAGCCTGGAAAATATCCCCGGCGAAAATGTACTCCCGCGTGCGGCGGACGGTCGCGGCAAATTGATCTGGCGTTACCGTTGGCGCAAAGGCAAGCGGGTCGGCGTGGGTGGTGTCGGGTGGGGTATCGGCTTCGGGCGGGGGAAGCGTGGAAAGGACCTCCATCATCTCCTGCAATCGCGCTTCCATCTGGCGGTACTGCGCGGCCATGTCGCCATCGTGAAGAACCGGAAGCGTGGCAAGGGTCAGCACCCCGCGCTGGTGGTCGAACTCGATGAAAGAATCCACTAACTGGAAGTAGCACAGGGGGAGCTGAAGATCGTCGGCAGCAAGGGTGGGGATGCGCTCGATGACGCGGCACAGGTCGTAGCTGAACCACCCAATCAGCCCGCCGCCGAACCGCCGAAGCAGCGGGTTCGGGGCGATTGGATTGTCCGAACAAAGCTGGCGAAGCTGGCCGAACGGGTCGCCGGAATCGGTTGCGGCAAAGGTCCACTCCCCTGCAATATCCACCGCAACCACCGAACGCCCCATCCCCCGGCCAGTCTCCAACAACGCCCCCCTTCCCTTCTTCCGAAACGCCTGATAGACCGCAAAAGGTGATGCCCCACCAGCGGGAATTTGCATGGCCAACGGAACCCGCAAGCCAGGGCGCGCAACGCGCAGAAAATCAGAACAGGAAGGAGCGATCACAGGGATTGATTGCGGGTCGGTTGAAGGTCTCGTCTGAATGTCATCGTTGCCTGCGGCGCGGTAGGTGAATTTTGCGCACTCTTTCCCCACCTTCTTCCCCGCTACTTCCCATTCTCTGCCCGTTGTATCCACCGCTTTTCCGTCAGCACGCTGTCCAGGCGGATGTCGCGGTCATCGGTGGGGAGCTGGTCGAAGATTTGGATGTCGAACGCCACCCCAATTGCGGGGCGGGGAAATTGAGTAAGGAACTGGTCGTAGTAGCCTTTGCCGTAGCCCAATCGGTTGCAGTTCAGGTCGGCAGCAAGCAGCGGGGCAATCACCAAGTCACACTGTTCCATATCGAACGGCGCGGCATCGGTTGGCTCCAGAATTCCCAGCTTTGTGGTGCGATAATGGGTGGAAGGGAGTATCTGCCACTGCTCGCTTCCTCCGTCGTCCATCACGCGCATCAGCCCAACCTGCTTCCCCATTTCCCACGCCAGATTGATAATCGGCCGGATATCCACCTCGTTTCCAATGGGCAGATACACATGCAGCCCGCGAGCGTCCAGAAACTGGTCCAGATCAATCATGCTGCGGCAGATTTCAAGGCTTGCGGCGGTGCGATCCTCAAGGCTTAGCAAGCCGCGCCGTTGGTGGGCAATCTGCCGGAGTTCATCCTTGCTGGTGGCGGGCTTGCGGTTCATATCATTGCCTCAAGGCACGCGGCCGATTCTGGGTTGATGCTTGCGGCGTAGCGGTCCTTTTCCGCAACGATCTGGGCAACAGCATCCACCAATTTCTCAAGATCATCCATTGAATTGAAGATGCCGATGGTTGCGCGGACCGCGCCCGGAAGCTGGGCCGGTTCCCCCGCAGCAACTTTCTGGCGAACGCCTTCGGCATCGGTGCAGCCAAGCAAGCGGGTCAGGTATGGGTGGGCGCAAAAACATCCATTGCGGGTGGCGATCCCGTAGTTGTTGTTCAGCACCGTCGAGACCACGTCGTGATGGATTCCCGGGATGTTGAACGGCAGCACCCCAAGTTTTTTCTCGGCGGGAATATCGCCCAACACCGTCACGCCGGGGATTGCGCGGAGCTTCTGCTCAATCGGCTTCAGGATTTCAAGCTCATGCTGGCGAACCCAATCCATCCCAATCTCCCCCAGCCACCGAATCGCCTCGCCCAGGGCAATCACCCCGGCAATGTTTGGGGTTCCGCTCAGGTGGCGTTCCATTCCGTCGGCCCAGACGACGTCGGTATCGGTAACGAACTTCACCGTTCCGCCGCCAGGGATATATGGGGTTGCAGCGTTGAACGCCGAGCGATTGGCAACAAGAAACGCCGCGCCAAACGGGGCATAGGCCTTGTGGCCGGCGGCGGCAAGGAAGTCAATATGTTCGGGGTGGTCATCGGGGCGCATGGCGATTGCGTGATGCGCCAGCAGCTGGGCCGCATCCACCAAGATTTTCGCGCCGTGCTGGTGGGCCAATCGTGCAATCCCGTAGATGTCGGGCATGAACCCGGTCACGTTGCTTGCGCCGGTGATTGCCACCAACTTGATCCGGTTATTTTTCAGTTTCGACTCCAGATCGTTGTAATCCAGTGACCCATCGGGAAGCACCTCAACGCGGTGGACCGGGCCATGCCGGCGGTGGGGAAGGTCGTTGGAGTGATGCTCCATCGAGGAAACCAGCGTGGCCCCTTCGGTTTGGCTCATCAGGTATCCGGCAAGATCCAGCGCGGTGGTTGTGTTGGTGGTGAACACCACTTCGTTGGTGGAAGGGTCCGCCCCCAGGAATTGAAGGATCGTCTCGCTAACAGCATCAAACAAGGCCGAGGCCTTCTGCGAAAGGTAGTGGTTGCCGCGGTGGATATTGGCGTAGTATTTCTCCAGAAATTCGCGGTAGGTATCCAGCACCCGGGTTGGTGGGTGGGTGCTTGCGCCGTGATCCAGATAGATAATGGCCCGCTCGATTCCCTCGGGCGAGGTAAAGCACTGGCTGGTGATTGGGAACTGACATCGGATGTCATCGAACTTGCTCATGGAGCCTCCACCAAAATAGTTGCGTAGGAAAGGAAAGGCCAACGGGGTTCGCCGATTGCCCAACCGGAAGGGCTGGGGCGAACTGGCCAAGCGAATTTACACCCAACGCCCAAACCCGCAGCACAGCTGTACGGATGTTCACGCTTCGGGCCGTGGTTGAAGTTTGGATTCGCTCCGGCTCTCTTCGTAGCTTGCCTTTGTTACCAAGAACCAGGGCATCATCAATGCTTGCAGCAACCGAGAACACGGGGTACGAACAGTGCTAACACGAACCCGCCACGCGCTTGCCGAAATAGGAAGCCACGCCTTATTTATCGGGAAATTTTTTCGCGGCATCTTCGTTCCCCCCTACGAATTCCGCCAGATCGTTCGGCATATTGATGAATTAGGGGCGTTATCGCTTCCGCTAACGTTGGTTATCAACTTCATCATGGGGCTGATTCTTGCCATGCAAGCCCGGCCAACAATGGTGCGGTTTGGCGCAACGGCGTTTATCCCCGCGCTGGTGACCCGCTCGCTAACGATTGAGTTGGCGCCGGTTATCACCGCGTTGGTGGTTGCCGGGCGCGTTGCCTCGGGCATTGCAGCCGAGCTTGGCTCGATGAAAGTAACCGAGCAGATTGAAGCGATGGAGTGTTCGGGGATCAACCCGTACCGTTATTTAGTGATCCCCCGGGTTATCGCCCTTGTGATCCTGATGCCGCTGCTGACGCTGTGCGCCGATTTCATCGGCATTTTTGGCAGCTACATTGCCGAGTATATTGCCACCGGGGCAACAACGGAATACTACTACAGCCAGGTGATTGAC encodes:
- the bshA gene encoding N-acetyl-alpha-D-glucosaminyl L-malate synthase BshA, encoding MNIGITCYPTYGGSGVVATELGKELAARGHNVHFISYALPFRLNGFMQNIYFHEVELPDYPLFEVDLYSLSLTSKMVDVVLYDDLDILHVHYAIPHASSAYMAKLILNEQGRDIKIITTLHGTDITLIGLDPTMLPLVRFSIDKSDGITTVSRFLREKTLTNFNLDVPIEVIPNFVNINEWQRQDGSRLRQQWAPNGEKVLVHVSTFRPVKRVMDVIRTFDQIRKTVPSKLIMVGDGPERAEAERMCRELGICDDVLFLGKQLALVEIFSASDLFLMPSQSESFGLSALEAMACGLPALTSSVGGLPELNLHGTTGYICEIGDTDRMARYAIDLLSHPKKYAQFSTAARERAVNNFDAMDIVAKYEAYYERVLRGGK
- a CDS encoding inositol monophosphatase, whose amino-acid sequence is MEPSQIDLPKLLEVATEAANSAAQLLASRFGTDMDVRLKPGGAHDLVTEMDIASEKLIQHVIRGHLPDAKFLGEETGGDRDLTELTWVVDPIDGTVNYAHGIPIWCVSIAAVANHCPLVGVIANPSVGELFTATSGAGAFLNGKRLRVTETPGLVGSVLVTGFPYNVAENPFGCIDSFAAFVRRGIPVRRLGSAALDLAYVAAGRFDGFWEVKLNEWDIAAGALMVHEAGGAVRSYGPNNAQGLLTTDRLLATNGVIEREMLEVLQQ
- a CDS encoding T9SS type A sorting domain-containing protein, with translation MNSTYHNSPFAHTFFIKKAWYIYLLFAVLSPITLNAQWEQVGESLHGVDYLPNGTIVSVGEFGRIFCSFDDGSTWIRNVIPTKKSLHSVDFATSQIGVAVGDSGTIARTTDGGYSWKIIPSPTSVLLRRISFLKESLVGLAVGDQKTILLTTDGGLTWNSGDPNISNSFAISFTDVAFASPNRWFVVGNKGTALLSENNGTSWKPLPFSELEAFAGISFLDSLHGLLITSKAQAFYTMDGGKTWARKNSVPKYIDFVEKVQLITQNKAWFGGLYFNGKKLAVTNDTASSWSRDGYNGVPITQFCAIYDLDFYDSAHGVIVGDNSIIMKTRDGGMVWDTLSYLNVRIHPKYGRTIREFVGIYDCTTIGISPADNGTIIGTSSISGVAAYTTDNTMWRMKYSADNTHSINEIEFVTPQHGFMATGEGLFKSTNHGISWSLVKNIPIKTDRSISAVSFINPDTGLIINYNTTWRTTDGGGTWQSSVLPDVQYAADIVLTTPLIAYASTKERVFKSTDGGNSWVTLLEYKKQGFGSFQKMYFQDSARGFIASTFGSIYKTTDGGITWDSNSVSQGGFMGVRFFSDSLGFAYGLPSLLMVTNDGGKSWVREYPYPPRTEDSNIVFYDLKLLPGDTTLLLVGSNACLQRSFHPKQYTRGSNENPYLFINIIPNPLRLGAATITIYGLYSVPTDHLSLRVFDLYGRQVADLSTMLELTGSRTIAEATIDASKFASGVYLVQFQAGGNSRTERIVITR
- a CDS encoding aminotransferase class IV, which produces MLVNLNGQLLPQQQAVVSLLDRGFQFGDGLFETMRSYRGRVHLLGRHLKRLRAGAGVLGIPLPEDAELALRIAATIAANNLPDCALRLTVTRGVSENLFDIRDDAVPTIAIQLRPLLHSDGHPETIITVAADPNVGGGGTMKSLNYLRSVQAVRKIREAGAREGVLVREDGAVLEGSVSNIFMVTGGKVVTPPIWLGILPGITRQRVMELAEELRIPAEERAFTIAELRRADEVFFTNSVRGIVAVGELDGVQIPSTAITLRLSASYSNDVGMQGA
- a CDS encoding aminodeoxychorismate/anthranilate synthase component II; its protein translation is MIFVLDNYDSFTFNLVQYLGELGADPVVARNDQISVRQVLEMEPSHIVLSPGPCTPNDAGILLELIAAAAGAVPILGVCLGHQAIGQAFGGKVVRAAKVMHGKTAMIHHDGTGVHSGLPSPFRAMRYHSLILADGTIPDELRVTAWTPEGEVMGVEHRQLPVVGVQYHPESIMTDHGRDILRNFLGHDAG
- a CDS encoding anthranilate synthase component I family protein, with the translated sequence MDTTGREWEVAGKKVGKECAKFTYRAAGNDDIQTRPSTDPQSIPVIAPSCSDFLRVARPGLRVPLAMQIPAGGASPFAVYQAFRKKGRGALLETGRGMGRSVVAVDIAGEWTFAATDSGDPFGQLRQLCSDNPIAPNPLLRRFGGGLIGWFSYDLCRVIERIPTLAADDLQLPLCYFQLVDSFIEFDHQRGVLTLATLPVLHDGDMAAQYRQMEARLQEMMEVLSTLPPPEADTPPDTTHADPLAFAPTVTPDQFAATVRRTREYIFAGDIFQANLSVRFQRAFGTDPLLLYRQLRKINPSPFMAFIEGGDCAVVSASPELLLRASGPTIETRPIAGTRRRGATEAEDQEKIAELLANEKERAEHLMLVDLERNDIGRVARYGTVQVNELMTVEKYSHVIHIVSNVCGELREGMDTLDALRACFPGGTITGAPKVRSMEIIEELEPTRRGIYTGSIGWLGWNGDAEFNIAIRTLLVKNGVAYLQAGAGIVADSVPEHEYRESLRKAQAAMNAVESALAQEEKEKGREKEVAAG
- a CDS encoding 5-formyltetrahydrofolate cyclo-ligase; amino-acid sequence: MNRKPATSKDELRQIAHQRRGLLSLEDRTAASLEICRSMIDLDQFLDARGLHVYLPIGNEVDIRPIINLAWEMGKQVGLMRVMDDGGSEQWQILPSTHYRTTKLGILEPTDAAPFDMEQCDLVIAPLLAADLNCNRLGYGKGYYDQFLTQFPRPAIGVAFDIQIFDQLPTDDRDIRLDSVLTEKRWIQRAENGK
- a CDS encoding aminotransferase class V-fold PLP-dependent enzyme, with protein sequence MSKFDDIRCQFPITSQCFTSPEGIERAIIYLDHGASTHPPTRVLDTYREFLEKYYANIHRGNHYLSQKASALFDAVSETILQFLGADPSTNEVVFTTNTTTALDLAGYLMSQTEGATLVSSMEHHSNDLPHRRHGPVHRVEVLPDGSLDYNDLESKLKNNRIKLVAITGASNVTGFMPDIYGIARLAHQHGAKILVDAAQLLAHHAIAMRPDDHPEHIDFLAAAGHKAYAPFGAAFLVANRSAFNAATPYIPGGGTVKFVTDTDVVWADGMERHLSGTPNIAGVIALGEAIRWLGEIGMDWVRQHELEILKPIEQKLRAIPGVTVLGDIPAEKKLGVLPFNIPGIHHDVVSTVLNNNYGIATRNGCFCAHPYLTRLLGCTDAEGVRQKVAAGEPAQLPGAVRATIGIFNSMDDLEKLVDAVAQIVAEKDRYAASINPESAACLEAMI
- a CDS encoding ABC transporter permease, with the protein product MLTRTRHALAEIGSHALFIGKFFRGIFVPPYEFRQIVRHIDELGALSLPLTLVINFIMGLILAMQARPTMVRFGATAFIPALVTRSLTIELAPVITALVVAGRVASGIAAELGSMKVTEQIEAMECSGINPYRYLVIPRVIALVILMPLLTLCADFIGIFGSYIAEYIATGATTEYYYSQVIDSLYFTDVMPGVFKTAFFGFAIAMIGCYKGFHVGGGTEGVGKATTGAVVLSSFWILVIDMIMVKLIITYFPDPF